The Hyphomicrobiales bacterium nucleotide sequence TCTATCCGCCGGGCAGAAGTGAGCATGATGTGGGCGATCGCGGTCGCCGCTCATGCGTCATCGCGAGAGGAGGCCCCATGACTTCGCTACGCAACTTCACCGGAACTGCCACGCTTGCCGTTTTGACCGTCCTGGCCGGCATGGGCGCTGCTTATGCCTACTGTCCGCCGCCCGCCACGTTGGACAAGTCGTCGAACCAGTGCGTCTGCCCGCCCGGCAGCGTCTTCGATGCCAAATCCTTCAAGTGCGTCGCGTCCTCGGATGGCACCAATCGCTGAACCCATTGTGGCCTGACGACCGGACACGCGCACCGGCCCTTGCGAATGAGGGGCCGGTGCGCACGAACCGCTCTCGACCGACCTCGGATGTGCGGCTAGCTTTGGCGCGACCGTGCGTGCGGGATCGGGACGGTGGGCGGCAATGGAACGGCAGCGACGTGAACTGAACCCCATGCCCCCCTCGCTCTGGGCCTCGGTCACCCCGGCCGGCGAGACATCGCCCGCCTTCCAAGGGGAGGCCGAGACGGATGCGCTCGTCATCGGCGGCGGGATCACGGGCCTTGCGGCGGCTCTGCGCCTCAGGGAGCGCGGCGTCGGGGTGATCCTGATCGATGCCGTCGAGCCGGGCTTCGGCGCCTCGGGCCGCAACAATGGCCAGGTCATTCCCAATCTCACGCGCGCCGAACCCGATGCGATCATCGCGCGCTTCGGCGAGGCGGGCGAGCGCTTCGTCCACCTCTTGCGCGACAGCGCGGACATGCTCTTTCGCGCCATTCGAGAGTACGGGCTCGCCGCCGAAGCCGAGCAGACCGGTTGGCTCCAGCCGGTGCACACACCGGGCCGCATGCGCATCGCCGAGCGGCGCGTCACCCAATGGGCCCGGCACGGCGCCAGGGTCGAGCTTCTCGATCGCGCGAGCATCGTTGCGTCGACCGGAAGCGAGCTGTGGCATGGCGGCCACCGCAATGCCACGGGCGGACACGTCAATCCGCTGGCATTGAACCGGGAACTGGCCCGCCGCGCCGTCCGCCTTGGTGTTCGCATCCATGGCGCAACGCCCGCCGAGCGCTATTGGCGCGAGGGGACCCGCTGGCATGTCGCAACGCCTGCCGGACGTATCCGCTCGCGCGCACTGCTACTCGCAACGAACGCCTACACGGGCGAGTTCGCGGGGGCTCTCGCCCCCGATCTCGCCCGCGAGGTGGTCCCTGTCCTCAGCTGGCAGATGGCAACCGAGCCACTCGCGAACCACCACCGGGCGCGGATCATTCCGGGCCGGGAGGCGCTCTCGGACACCCACGGCGACCTTTACTTCGCGCGCTGGGACGCGCGCGGGCGCCTGGTGACGGGCGGCGCGCTGGTCGTTGCGACCAACGGCGCCGATCGCTTGCGCCGGCGGATCGGCACGCGGCTGGCCCGCATTTTTCCCTCCCTTGAGGGCGTCCGGTTCGATTTCGTCTGGAACGGCCTCGTCGGCATGACGACGGATTTCACACCCCGCTTCCATCAGCTGGGACCGGACGCCTGGACCTGGGTCGGCTGCAACGGTCGCGGCCT carries:
- a CDS encoding FAD-dependent oxidoreductase, with protein sequence MERQRRELNPMPPSLWASVTPAGETSPAFQGEAETDALVIGGGITGLAAALRLRERGVGVILIDAVEPGFGASGRNNGQVIPNLTRAEPDAIIARFGEAGERFVHLLRDSADMLFRAIREYGLAAEAEQTGWLQPVHTPGRMRIAERRVTQWARHGARVELLDRASIVASTGSELWHGGHRNATGGHVNPLALNRELARRAVRLGVRIHGATPAERYWREGTRWHVATPAGRIRSRALLLATNAYTGEFAGALAPDLAREVVPVLSWQMATEPLANHHRARIIPGREALSDTHGDLYFARWDARGRLVTGGALVVATNGADRLRRRIGTRLARIFPSLEGVRFDFVWNGLVGMTTDFTPRFHQLGPDAWTWVGCNGRGLALGFALGEGLAQALCGAAPGDLPFPVTTPRPLPAHALLRRLAPLRLIHYRWKDAREI